From the genome of Proteus vulgaris, one region includes:
- the arnE gene encoding 4-amino-4-deoxy-L-arabinose-phosphoundecaprenol flippase subunit ArnE — MSFVLLLIVSFLTCIGQVCQKQAVVSWQSGSLTKARKTIFWLFVAIAMLGLGMLFWLRLLQILPLSIAYPMLSINFIVVTLIGQFVYKEPVNVKHWIGIASIMVGILLMSLQA; from the coding sequence ATGTCCTTTGTTTTATTGCTAATTGTGAGCTTTTTGACCTGCATAGGACAAGTATGTCAAAAACAAGCGGTGGTTAGCTGGCAAAGTGGTTCATTAACAAAAGCCAGAAAAACGATTTTCTGGCTTTTTGTTGCCATTGCAATGCTTGGCTTGGGGATGCTTTTTTGGTTACGGCTATTACAAATTCTTCCGCTAAGTATTGCTTATCCTATGTTAAGTATTAATTTTATTGTGGTGACATTAATTGGGCAGTTTGTTTATAAAGAGCCTGTTAATGTGAAACATTGGATTGGTATTGCATCGATTATGGTTGGCATTTTATTAATGAGTCTGCAAGCATGA